From a region of the Sulfoacidibacillus ferrooxidans genome:
- a CDS encoding C39 family peptidase, with amino-acid sequence MRKYNLLVRGVYKLKVSTIIQSSLLFLSTLVVFIGFSHQVLGRSMVSAKQSIPLIQLPVSLPNVHSLPKHVLLNVPAVNQWPELPNGCEVTSLSMLLQFEGIDVNNTTLANEIARAHTPRKIVHGVTVQWGDPNDGFVGSMRDFDDGYGVFNGPIDALAQKYLGADVDDQTGRSSKTLWEDLATGRPVEVWTNVWFEHLPSYDWMTWQSDHGPVRATMEEHAVVLVGYSKHEVYINNPENGDKDEAVARGPFLASWRQMGRQTITVKDPILHGLT; translated from the coding sequence GTGAGAAAATATAATTTGCTAGTGCGAGGTGTATATAAGCTGAAAGTATCAACGATCATCCAATCTAGTTTATTGTTTTTATCTACTTTGGTTGTATTTATTGGATTCTCTCATCAAGTATTAGGTCGTTCGATGGTCAGCGCAAAACAGTCCATACCGCTCATACAGCTACCCGTTTCTCTACCTAATGTACATTCTTTACCAAAGCATGTCTTATTGAATGTTCCAGCGGTCAATCAGTGGCCTGAGCTACCTAATGGTTGCGAGGTTACTTCTCTTTCTATGCTGTTACAATTTGAAGGTATTGACGTAAACAATACGACATTAGCTAATGAAATTGCTCGCGCCCACACACCTAGGAAAATAGTTCATGGTGTAACCGTTCAATGGGGAGATCCCAATGATGGATTCGTCGGATCTATGCGAGATTTTGACGATGGGTATGGCGTCTTTAATGGACCGATTGATGCACTGGCACAGAAATATTTAGGAGCGGACGTGGATGACCAAACAGGACGCTCTAGTAAGACATTATGGGAAGATTTGGCGACCGGACGTCCAGTAGAAGTATGGACGAATGTTTGGTTCGAACATTTACCTAGTTACGATTGGATGACCTGGCAAAGTGATCATGGACCTGTACGAGCAACGATGGAAGAGCATGCTGTCGTTTTAGTTGGGTATTCGAAGCACGAGGTTTATATCAATAATCCGGAGAATGGAGATAAAGACGAGGCTGTTGCTCGTGGTCCATTTCTTGCAAGTTGGCGTCAAATGGGGCGACAGACGATCACAGTTAAAGATCCAATCTTACATGGATTGACGTAA